One genomic segment of Erythrolamprus reginae isolate rEryReg1 chromosome 2, rEryReg1.hap1, whole genome shotgun sequence includes these proteins:
- the LOC139159594 gene encoding tigger transposable element-derived protein 1-like gives MEAALSLWVQDCRKKSIALDTNTIRTKDQQLYNRLEDTEGGDADEGNAAPATFTASKGWFEKFQQRYGLKSVSLHGEAASADTGAAENFVQRTFKDLIAEGGYLPEQVFNMDETGLFWKRMPSRTFLMQDEAKAPGFKAMKDRVTLIMCGNAAGFLLKPGLIYKSRNPRALKNRNKNSLPVYWMHNPKAWITKPLTRDWFHQCFIPQVEVYLARKGLNFKVLLLMDNAGGHDHLDHEHDGVQVEFLPPNTTSLIQPMDQGIIRAFKALYTRNSLGSIVEAMDADDNFTLKAYWRQYTIASCLKNIQNALMDMKTQTMNACWRKLWPEVVHDYKGFAPEEIQDAAVQTSVKLAQALGGEGFVDMTPEEVNGLLDEHGLPLTDKDLEELTRSASEEEEEAEAEEAEEEEDVGLTLERLAELNRTAAHLQHMVELWDPNMTRSIQFNASLDNIFAPYRSMLGQKKKRRQQLPMTMFVTKTKRSVTPSPAASIVEMVIEEDP, from the exons atggaagctgctttgtccctgtgggtacaagactgccgcaaaaagagcattgctttggataccaacactataaggACCAAGGaccagcaattgtacaaccgtcttgaagacacagaaggaggcgatgcagatgagggaaacgcag ccccagccacattcacagcaagcaaagggtggtttgagaaatttcaacagcgctatggcctgaagagtgtgtcattgcatggagaagctgcctcagcagatacaggtgcagcagaaaactttgtccagcgcacgtttaaagacctaattgcagaagggggctaccttccagaacaggtgttcaacatggacgaaacaggcctgttctggaagaggatgccttcaaggactttcttgatgcaagatgaagccaaagcccctggctttaaggccatgaaagatcgagtgactttgatcatgtgtgggaatgcagcaggctttttgctgaagccagggctaatctataagtcacgaaatccaagagccctcaagaacagaaacaagaattcattgccagtgtactggatgcataatcctaaagcatggattacaaaacccctcacgcgggactggtttcatcagtgcttcatcccacaggtggaggtgtatttggctcgcaaaggactcaatttcaaagtgcttctcctaatggacaatgctggcggccatgatcacctggaccatgaacatgatggggtgcaagttgaattcttgccaccaaacaccacatcgcttatccagccgatggatcaaggtattatccgtgcatttaaggcactgtacacgcgcaattctcttggaagcatcgtggaagcaatggatgctgatgacaacttcacattgaaggcctactggcgtcagtacacaattgcatcttgtctgaagaacattcagaatgccttgatggatatgaagacacagacaatgaatgcctgctggaggaaattgtggccagaagtggtgcatgattacaagggatttgctcccgaagaaatccaagatgctgcagtccagacctctgtgaagctggcacaggcactgggtggagaaggcttcgttgacatgacaccagaggaagtcaatggtttgcttgatgagcatggcctaccgctgacagacaaagatctggaggagctgaccaggtcagcgagtgaagaagaggaggaagcggaagctgaagaagctgaggaagaagaagatgttggcctaacgcttgagcggcttgcagaactgaacagaactgctgcacatctgcaacacatggtggaactttgggatcccaacatgactcgctctatacagtttaacgcctcccttgacaacatctttgcaccatacagatccatgttaggccagaaaaagaaacggcgccaacaactgcccatgaccatgtttgtcacaaaaaccaagaggtctgtcacaccatcacctgcagcgtccattgtagaaatggtgatagaagaagatccctag